A stretch of Kaistella flava (ex Peng et al. 2021) DNA encodes these proteins:
- a CDS encoding polysaccharide deacetylase family protein, translated as MAKIINFHDVHDRTWFEETLDVIQDLYEVIPFEEIQNFYKGKVTSKNITHLTVDDGHSSTYSLIYPILKERGLTASIFVSPKIIQEKTNFWYSESSDYDKEKLLNCIGEILNIKRESLNDIYPRSLMKVLSLSQNWEIIKLYQEKYYEPTKCGQYITLNQLLELERSGVFDIGAHTMNHPILANENDLTSELEIKKSIIVLGELLNRRVTTFAYPNGSVNLDFGKREIKFLREAEVEYSFSFEFKNLAKNDNLLSIPRYGLYHGNKDFVRKKLKYGAIWEPIKKRILNNEDKYREELKKKFGL; from the coding sequence ATGGCGAAGATTATTAACTTTCACGATGTTCACGACCGTACATGGTTTGAAGAAACTCTTGATGTGATACAAGACCTCTACGAAGTTATACCATTTGAAGAAATTCAGAACTTCTACAAAGGAAAAGTTACGTCAAAAAACATCACTCATCTGACTGTGGATGATGGCCATAGTTCGACGTATTCTTTGATTTATCCAATTTTAAAAGAAAGAGGATTAACAGCATCAATTTTTGTTTCACCCAAGATAATTCAAGAAAAAACTAATTTTTGGTATTCTGAAAGTAGTGATTATGATAAAGAGAAATTACTTAATTGTATTGGGGAGATTTTGAACATCAAACGCGAGAGCCTCAATGATATTTACCCGCGCTCACTAATGAAAGTTTTGAGCTTAAGTCAAAATTGGGAAATTATTAAATTATACCAGGAAAAATACTATGAGCCCACAAAGTGCGGTCAATATATCACACTAAATCAATTATTAGAATTAGAAAGATCTGGCGTTTTCGACATAGGTGCTCATACAATGAATCATCCTATTTTGGCCAATGAGAATGATTTGACGTCCGAACTTGAAATCAAAAAATCAATCATTGTATTAGGAGAATTGCTTAATAGAAGAGTAACTACTTTTGCTTATCCAAACGGAAGCGTAAATTTGGACTTTGGTAAAAGAGAAATAAAATTTTTGCGAGAGGCTGAAGTAGAATATTCTTTCTCATTTGAATTCAAAAACTTAGCTAAAAATGATAATTTATTATCTATTCCACGCTATGGCCTCTATCATGGGAACAAAGACTTTGTTCGTAAAAAGTTAAAGTACGGAGCAATCTGGGAACCTATAAAAAAACGAATATTAAATAATGAGGATAAATACAGGGAAGAATTAAAGAAAAAATTCGGATTATAG
- a CDS encoding glycosyltransferase, with translation MEGGSKKKKVLFRNRSMEMGGTENVLLTILTHLDKSKYDITLLLNYYQGEFLDRIPKEIRILSIGKGVDSLSKNKIIHFTQKTLRRIKYYIFQKNPTWFYKKHDLLNLDIEVAFSHYMYDDILNSPNRESKKVFWYHGDLRNSGFSFDDNIQIINKMKRFSAGVFVSYFSKNIVEKTWKVHLPNSQVIHNPMPIEEIFKKSELNELFDYGKIDFISLGRLFYQKGFKDLLNAHIRLIREGYSIKTLLIGEGSQKTELKQIISANHVEDSFILAGYHDNPFPYIKKAQFFVLPSYSEGYPLVIAEALLLNTYVLSTNVGGISEMIDSKDHGILFSPGEDNVYNAMKWALEREKNSGNKNIKEKLFNKNTKIFEQINSLFD, from the coding sequence ATGGAAGGAGGTTCAAAGAAAAAGAAAGTTTTATTTCGCAATCGTTCCATGGAAATGGGTGGAACTGAAAATGTTTTACTCACTATCTTAACTCATTTAGATAAGTCAAAATACGATATTACCTTGCTTCTAAATTATTATCAGGGGGAATTTTTAGATCGAATACCTAAGGAAATTAGGATCTTAAGTATTGGAAAAGGTGTAGATAGTTTATCTAAAAATAAGATTATCCATTTTACTCAAAAAACGCTCAGAAGAATTAAATACTATATTTTTCAGAAGAATCCCACTTGGTTTTACAAAAAGCATGACCTTTTAAATTTGGATATTGAGGTTGCATTTAGTCATTACATGTATGATGACATATTAAACAGTCCTAATCGAGAAAGCAAGAAGGTATTTTGGTACCATGGAGATTTAAGAAATTCAGGTTTTTCGTTTGATGATAACATTCAGATCATTAATAAAATGAAACGATTTTCTGCGGGTGTTTTCGTTTCTTATTTCTCTAAAAATATTGTGGAAAAAACTTGGAAAGTACATTTACCAAATTCGCAGGTTATCCATAATCCTATGCCCATCGAAGAAATATTTAAGAAATCAGAACTAAATGAACTTTTTGATTATGGTAAAATTGATTTCATTTCCTTAGGAAGACTATTTTATCAAAAGGGGTTTAAAGATTTACTAAATGCTCATATACGTCTAATCCGAGAGGGTTACTCTATTAAAACTTTACTTATTGGAGAGGGAAGTCAAAAAACCGAGTTAAAACAAATAATTTCGGCAAACCACGTTGAGGATAGCTTTATTTTAGCTGGTTATCATGATAATCCTTTTCCTTACATCAAAAAAGCTCAATTTTTCGTTCTACCTTCCTACAGTGAAGGCTATCCTTTGGTAATAGCAGAAGCGCTTCTGTTAAATACTTATGTTTTATCTACAAATGTTGGTGGAATTTCGGAAATGATAGATTCGAAGGACCATGGTATTTTATTTTCACCTGGGGAGGATAATGTATATAATGCTATGAAATGGGCTTTAGAACGAGAAAAAAATAGTGGTAACAAAAATATTAAAGAAAAATTATTTAATAAAAATACTAAAATTTTCGAGCAAATAAATAGCTTATTTGACTAA
- a CDS encoding acyltransferase → MNIFYRIILKINTICLELRDKAYIEICKSRGLKVGKDVVFIEAPKFGSEPYLIEIGDRTKITANCTFINHDGAMYVIRSMEKYRDARNFGRIKIGKNCFIGNNCTILPGVEMGDNCILGAGSVLNSSTPSNSVFAGTPAKFICTIEEYGDKALKNNVMYPRELEDIRPNLDAYIKENLPHNYKPVK, encoded by the coding sequence ATGAATATCTTCTACAGAATCATTCTAAAAATTAACACTATTTGCTTGGAGTTACGCGATAAAGCATACATCGAAATCTGTAAATCCCGCGGATTGAAAGTCGGAAAAGATGTAGTGTTTATTGAAGCTCCAAAGTTTGGGTCAGAACCGTACTTAATTGAAATAGGAGATCGAACAAAAATTACGGCAAACTGTACCTTCATCAATCATGATGGCGCAATGTATGTGATTCGCTCGATGGAGAAATATCGCGATGCCAGAAATTTCGGACGAATAAAAATCGGCAAAAACTGCTTCATCGGAAATAACTGTACGATTCTTCCTGGTGTTGAAATGGGCGATAATTGTATTCTGGGCGCGGGTTCTGTACTCAATTCTTCTACTCCATCAAATTCTGTTTTTGCAGGAACTCCCGCGAAATTCATTTGTACGATTGAAGAATACGGCGATAAAGCATTGAAGAACAACGTGATGTATCCACGTGAACTAGAAGACATTCGACCAAATCTGGATGCGTATATTAAAGAAAATCTCCCTCACAATTACAAACCCGTAAAATAA
- a CDS encoding DUF4298 domain-containing protein, with product MKKRLENITKMENILNRTDELISEMEKLLEKWDQNQYDFNELMNYYTSEERGKDLEDDRLKIIPQDLPRGVLSEDAVFDTYGNRKDLLIKMIKLGVAGLE from the coding sequence ATGAAAAAACGTCTTGAAAATATTACCAAAATGGAAAACATTCTGAACCGCACCGACGAACTTATTTCAGAAATGGAAAAATTACTCGAAAAGTGGGATCAGAATCAGTACGATTTTAACGAACTTATGAATTATTATACTAGTGAAGAAAGGGGAAAAGACCTGGAAGACGACCGGTTGAAAATTATTCCGCAAGATTTACCGCGTGGTGTTTTAAGTGAGGATGCCGTTTTTGACACTTATGGGAACAGAAAAGATCTTTTAATTAAAATGATCAAATTGGGAGTCGCAGGTCTGGAGTAA
- a CDS encoding glycosyltransferase → MKKKILIRIGSLRHGGAEKVLVTFLKNLPKDKYEIDLLLNLYSGKYLPEVPNWINVLYLNKGEMITTNRLQDLPVKGFRVFYQKVLKMFPQLLYQFILKGKKYDIEFAAIHGMRDEILNSPLKSSKKLIWIHNDLKKTEFHNYTDEEFRKFFGFDKIMTISEKIQKDFTTLAKTEKEKQKIARIYNPLDTEEILSKSDSVVQDYQFDETVKTFISVGTVFPQKGFDRLLKVHKRLLDEGLNHKVLILGNGYDFENIKKLKDELGVSKTATLLGFTDNPYPYFKKVDFYILSSRYEGFPTVLFEAITLKKKIIATDVSGVREMLEEGKLGLITENSEDGIYEGMKKALENPESFEKYEQNLKDYKMPFNLENSVKSIVKIIDDL, encoded by the coding sequence TTGAAAAAGAAAATCCTCATCAGAATCGGTTCTTTGCGCCATGGCGGTGCAGAAAAAGTTTTGGTGACTTTTCTGAAAAACTTACCGAAAGACAAATATGAAATCGATCTTTTATTGAACTTATATTCAGGAAAATATTTACCGGAAGTTCCCAATTGGATCAATGTTTTGTATTTGAATAAAGGAGAAATGATTACGACCAATCGCCTTCAGGATTTGCCGGTAAAAGGTTTTCGGGTTTTCTATCAAAAGGTTTTGAAGATGTTTCCTCAACTACTTTATCAATTTATTTTAAAAGGAAAAAAATATGATATTGAGTTTGCAGCGATTCACGGAATGCGGGATGAAATATTAAACTCTCCTTTAAAATCATCAAAAAAATTGATTTGGATTCATAATGATTTAAAGAAAACTGAATTCCATAATTACACGGATGAAGAGTTTCGAAAGTTTTTTGGCTTTGATAAAATCATGACTATTTCAGAAAAAATTCAAAAGGATTTCACAACTTTAGCAAAAACTGAAAAGGAAAAACAGAAAATTGCAAGAATCTATAATCCTTTAGATACGGAAGAAATTTTATCAAAATCAGATTCTGTAGTTCAAGATTATCAATTTGATGAAACGGTAAAAACCTTTATTTCTGTTGGAACAGTTTTTCCACAAAAAGGATTTGACCGATTATTGAAAGTTCACAAACGACTTTTGGATGAAGGTTTAAATCATAAAGTTCTCATTCTTGGCAATGGTTACGATTTTGAAAACATTAAAAAATTGAAAGACGAATTAGGTGTTTCGAAAACGGCTACTCTTTTAGGTTTTACCGATAATCCATATCCTTATTTTAAGAAAGTAGATTTCTATATTTTAAGTTCCAGATATGAAGGTTTTCCGACTGTTTTATTTGAAGCAATTACTTTAAAAAAGAAAATTATTGCAACTGATGTTTCCGGCGTTAGGGAAATGTTAGAAGAGGGGAAACTGGGATTAATCACAGAGAATTCAGAAGATGGAATTTATGAAGGAATGAAAAAAGCCCTCGAAAACCCTGAAAGCTTCGAAAAGTATGAACAGAATTTAAAGGATTACAAAATGCCATTTAATCTGGAGAATTCCGTGAAATCAATCGTTAAAATTATTGATGATTTATAA
- a CDS encoding serine acetyltransferase, with amino-acid sequence MSNYSTLQKDFYRESGKWLSTFQIWKKFFSPNLHFIYLLRTTQKHPKHTLLGKVWRVILRHYQIKYGFQIYPETQIGEGLYLGHWGALVINPKAKIGRNCNIAQGVTIAQANRGKNEGVPEIGDEVWIGPNAVIVGNIKIGNNVLIAPNAYVNFDIPSNAVAIGNPATFTLNENATSGYINHKIG; translated from the coding sequence ATGTCAAATTATTCTACTCTTCAAAAAGATTTTTATCGCGAAAGCGGAAAATGGCTTTCTACCTTTCAAATATGGAAGAAATTCTTTAGTCCTAACTTGCATTTTATTTATCTTTTAAGAACGACTCAGAAACATCCTAAACATACTTTATTAGGAAAAGTATGGCGAGTGATTTTACGACATTATCAGATTAAATACGGTTTTCAAATTTATCCCGAAACGCAAATCGGTGAAGGTTTATATCTCGGACATTGGGGAGCTTTGGTCATTAATCCAAAAGCGAAAATCGGTAGAAACTGTAATATTGCTCAAGGCGTAACCATCGCTCAAGCCAACCGTGGAAAAAATGAAGGCGTTCCCGAAATTGGAGATGAAGTGTGGATTGGCCCAAATGCCGTCATCGTCGGAAATATCAAAATCGGAAATAATGTTTTGATTGCACCGAATGCTTACGTGAACTTTGACATTCCGTCAAACGCTGTTGCTATAGGAAATCCAGCTACTTTCACCCTTAATGAAAATGCGACTTCAGGTTACATTAATCATAAGATTGGCTAA
- a CDS encoding carbonic anhydrase — protein sequence MKKSYNLIFENNKKWMEAQLAENPDFFKTLSATQNPDFLYIGCSDSRVSAEEMMGMKPGELFVHRNIANVVNTLDMSATAVIQYAVEHLQVKHIIVCGHYGCGGIKAAMTPEDMGLLNPWLRTIRDIYRLHQAELDAIDDEQKRYDRLVELNVQEQCINVIKMACVQEEYLVDEYPIVHGLVFDMKTGKIIDLEIDFENILKDIQKIYNLTNSNWVMSKKNNKNMQ from the coding sequence ATGAAAAAATCATACAACCTTATATTTGAGAATAATAAAAAATGGATGGAAGCTCAACTGGCTGAAAATCCCGATTTTTTCAAAACTCTTTCTGCCACCCAAAATCCGGATTTTCTCTATATCGGTTGTTCAGACAGCAGAGTTTCTGCCGAGGAAATGATGGGAATGAAACCAGGCGAACTCTTTGTTCATCGAAACATCGCTAATGTCGTAAATACATTAGATATGAGCGCCACGGCAGTGATTCAGTATGCCGTTGAACATCTTCAGGTAAAACATATCATCGTTTGCGGACATTACGGATGTGGTGGAATTAAAGCTGCGATGACTCCGGAAGACATGGGTCTTTTGAATCCGTGGTTGCGAACAATTCGTGATATTTATCGTTTGCATCAAGCAGAGTTAGACGCAATTGACGACGAACAAAAACGCTACGACCGATTGGTAGAACTGAATGTGCAGGAACAATGCATTAACGTTATTAAAATGGCTTGTGTACAGGAAGAATATTTGGTTGATGAATATCCGATTGTTCACGGTTTGGTTTTCGATATGAAAACAGGGAAAATAATCGATTTAGAAATCGACTTTGAGAACATCCTGAAAGACATTCAGAAAATTTATAACTTAACCAATTCTAATTGGGTGATGAGCAAAAAGAATAATAAAAATATGCAGTAA
- the pth gene encoding aminoacyl-tRNA hydrolase, with protein MKYLIVGLGNKGEEYTETRHNVGFKVAEKIAETIEAPFKSSNFGLLAEGKYKGRKVLILKPDTYMNLSGNAVKFWLQKENIPVENLMIVTDDLSLPFGTLRMKMKGSDAGHNGLKSIQEQLQTQSYPRLRFGISAEFSEGKQVDYVLGKWEGEEKEKLPERIEKFSKACLSFVFAGIQNAMTTFNGK; from the coding sequence ATGAAATACCTAATTGTAGGTCTAGGAAATAAAGGCGAAGAATATACTGAAACCCGGCATAACGTCGGGTTTAAAGTTGCTGAAAAAATTGCCGAAACTATTGAGGCACCTTTTAAATCATCGAACTTTGGTTTGCTTGCTGAAGGGAAATATAAAGGCAGAAAAGTATTGATTCTGAAACCTGACACTTATATGAATCTTTCAGGAAATGCCGTGAAATTCTGGCTTCAGAAAGAAAATATTCCCGTAGAAAACTTGATGATTGTTACCGACGATTTGTCATTGCCATTCGGAACTTTAAGAATGAAAATGAAAGGTTCAGACGCTGGACATAATGGTTTAAAAAGTATTCAGGAACAACTTCAAACGCAGAGTTACCCTCGATTAAGATTTGGGATTTCTGCAGAATTCAGCGAAGGAAAACAAGTCGATTACGTTCTCGGAAAATGGGAAGGTGAAGAAAAAGAAAAACTTCCCGAAAGAATCGAGAAGTTTTCTAAAGCGTGTTTGTCTTTTGTATTTGCTGGAATTCAGAATGCCATGACGACATTTAACGGAAAATAA
- the mfd gene encoding transcription-repair coupling factor, protein MQLKNITETFLPQLLHLEFGKELFTQLDQNKHLAVKSFAGSSPAVIAAELFLIKKKSLLFLTDDKEDALYITAELEDLLGKENVLYFPPTHLEPYQIEKTQNANLVLRTEVLNRIHNDKKPRVMIAPFASLAEKVMKKDDFKAISHTIKTGDQLDFNFTEELLHQFNFNHTDFVSEPGEFSVRGGIVDVFSYSNEEPYRITFFGNEVDSIKTFDIETQLSKEKVKEFQLVSNMNFSAQGTKVSLFDLAPKDLVVVTKNAFVGFNFIKSFYEKAEVKFGTLGTEIRHLPPNELFVSEDDFSKDINKFEWIDFTLQEVKGSDAEIVQLNQSPQPSFHKKFELLLEDLEEKQNDGFQTWISFSSEKQKERLESIFEELISQQSSSDNDNDSKDFAEKKSKFLFKSFKSELHEGFVDLDHKISVYTDHQIFDRYQRFKAKNSFAKSEQITLKDLMQMKVGDYITHIDHGIGKFMGLVKVNNNGKVQECFKLTYKNGDLLYVSIHSLNKISKYNGPDGREIVLSKLGSPAWKALKQKTKAKVKQIAFDLIRLYAQRKTAKGFAFTPDSYLQNELEASFIYEDTPDQEKATVDVKADMENDTVMDRLICGDVGFGKTEIAIRAAFKAATDGKQVAILVPTTILAFQHYRSFTERLKDFPVTISYMNRFRTAKQKAETLEGLKSGKIDIVIGTHQLVGSSVKFKDLGLLIIDEEHKFGVSVKDKLKTIKSNVDTLTLTATPIPRTLQFSLMAARDLSVIKTPPPNRQPVDTQIVGFDEEMIRDAISYELQRDGQVYFINNRIENLKDIAGLIQRLVPDAKVITGHGQMDGKQLERNVLDFMEGKYDVLVSTTIIESGVDVPNANTIFINDAQRFGMADVHQMRGRVGRSNRKAFCFLITPPFDMVTNDARKRLEAIEQFSDLGSGFQIAMKDLEIRGAGDLLGGEQSGFINEMGFDTYQKIMQEALEELQNDEEFEDLFDNEEDRKKLFKSTKEVNIDTDLELMLPDSYVQSIEERLSLYQKLAEIESKEDLHKLELELIDRFGELPSEAINLLKSVELKWIAADIGFDKIVVKNGVFLGYFPPNPQDKFYQSEKFRNIISYLSKNPREATLKEKTSKEGNQLMMRKENVQNVDEVNSVLERILGK, encoded by the coding sequence ATGCAGTTAAAAAACATCACAGAAACATTTCTTCCCCAACTTCTTCATTTAGAATTTGGAAAAGAATTGTTTACACAACTCGATCAAAATAAACATCTTGCTGTAAAGTCATTTGCAGGTTCTTCTCCTGCAGTAATTGCGGCAGAATTATTTTTGATTAAAAAGAAATCGCTTCTATTTTTGACCGATGATAAAGAGGACGCTTTATATATCACTGCAGAATTAGAAGATTTATTGGGCAAAGAAAATGTACTTTATTTTCCACCAACTCATTTGGAACCTTATCAGATTGAGAAAACTCAAAATGCCAATTTGGTTTTAAGAACCGAAGTTTTGAATAGAATTCACAACGATAAAAAGCCAAGAGTCATGATTGCGCCATTTGCATCTTTGGCGGAAAAGGTGATGAAGAAGGATGATTTTAAAGCGATTTCTCATACCATTAAAACTGGCGATCAACTGGATTTTAATTTTACTGAAGAATTGCTTCATCAGTTTAATTTTAATCATACCGATTTTGTTTCTGAACCTGGCGAATTTTCTGTGAGAGGTGGAATTGTGGATGTTTTTTCTTATTCTAATGAAGAACCTTACCGAATTACTTTTTTTGGAAATGAAGTCGACAGCATCAAAACTTTTGATATTGAAACTCAACTTTCAAAAGAAAAGGTAAAGGAATTTCAGTTGGTTTCTAATATGAATTTTTCTGCGCAGGGAACAAAAGTTTCTTTGTTTGATCTCGCACCGAAGGATTTAGTTGTAGTTACGAAAAATGCATTTGTTGGTTTTAATTTTATTAAAAGTTTCTACGAAAAAGCAGAAGTGAAATTCGGAACTTTAGGGACGGAAATTAGACATCTCCCGCCAAATGAACTTTTTGTTTCTGAAGATGATTTCAGCAAAGACATTAATAAATTTGAATGGATCGATTTTACTTTGCAAGAAGTGAAAGGGAGCGATGCTGAAATTGTTCAACTGAATCAAAGTCCGCAACCGAGTTTTCATAAAAAGTTTGAACTTTTACTTGAAGATTTAGAAGAAAAACAAAATGATGGTTTCCAAACGTGGATTTCATTCTCCTCCGAAAAACAGAAAGAGCGATTAGAATCTATTTTTGAAGAATTAATTTCACAGCAATCTTCTTCAGATAATGACAATGATTCAAAAGATTTTGCAGAGAAGAAATCAAAATTTTTATTTAAGTCTTTTAAATCTGAACTTCACGAGGGTTTTGTGGATTTAGACCATAAAATTTCCGTTTATACCGATCACCAGATTTTTGACCGTTACCAAAGATTCAAAGCCAAAAACTCTTTTGCAAAATCAGAGCAGATTACACTGAAAGATTTAATGCAAATGAAAGTCGGCGATTATATCACACACATCGACCACGGAATTGGGAAATTTATGGGTTTGGTCAAAGTGAATAATAACGGAAAAGTTCAGGAATGTTTTAAATTGACTTATAAAAATGGCGACTTATTATATGTAAGTATTCACTCATTAAATAAAATTTCAAAATATAATGGTCCAGATGGACGTGAGATTGTTTTATCAAAACTGGGTTCTCCTGCCTGGAAAGCTTTAAAACAGAAAACAAAAGCCAAAGTAAAACAGATTGCTTTTGACTTAATTCGTTTATATGCACAACGGAAAACGGCGAAAGGATTTGCCTTCACACCCGATTCTTATTTGCAAAATGAACTGGAAGCGAGCTTTATTTATGAAGATACGCCCGATCAGGAAAAAGCGACGGTTGATGTAAAAGCGGATATGGAAAACGATACCGTAATGGATCGTTTGATTTGTGGTGATGTAGGTTTCGGAAAAACAGAGATTGCGATTAGAGCAGCGTTTAAAGCAGCAACTGATGGAAAACAAGTGGCGATTTTAGTTCCTACGACGATTTTAGCTTTTCAACATTATCGAAGTTTTACAGAAAGGTTGAAAGATTTCCCGGTAACGATTTCTTATATGAATCGATTTCGAACTGCGAAACAAAAAGCCGAAACTTTAGAAGGATTGAAATCAGGAAAAATTGACATCGTAATTGGAACGCATCAATTGGTGGGAAGTTCGGTAAAATTTAAAGATTTAGGCCTTTTAATTATTGATGAAGAACATAAATTCGGTGTTTCCGTTAAGGACAAATTAAAAACGATAAAAAGTAACGTTGATACTTTAACATTGACTGCGACGCCAATTCCGAGAACTTTGCAGTTTTCATTAATGGCAGCGAGAGATTTGTCGGTTATTAAAACGCCACCGCCAAACCGTCAACCTGTTGATACGCAAATTGTTGGTTTTGATGAGGAAATGATTCGCGATGCAATTTCGTATGAACTTCAAAGAGACGGACAGGTTTATTTTATTAATAATAGAATTGAAAATCTGAAAGATATTGCTGGCTTAATTCAACGCTTAGTTCCTGATGCGAAAGTAATTACAGGCCACGGACAAATGGATGGAAAGCAATTGGAGCGAAATGTTCTGGATTTTATGGAAGGGAAATATGACGTTTTGGTTTCTACCACCATTATCGAAAGTGGAGTAGATGTTCCGAATGCGAACACGATTTTTATTAATGATGCACAGCGTTTTGGAATGGCAGATGTTCACCAGATGCGCGGCCGTGTCGGTCGAAGTAATCGAAAAGCATTTTGTTTTCTGATTACGCCGCCGTTTGATATGGTTACTAATGATGCCCGAAAAAGACTGGAAGCGATTGAACAGTTTTCCGATTTGGGAAGCGGTTTTCAGATTGCGATGAAGGATTTAGAAATTCGTGGCGCCGGAGATTTATTAGGCGGTGAACAAAGTGGTTTTATTAATGAAATGGGATTTGATACGTATCAGAAAATCATGCAGGAAGCTTTGGAGGAACTTCAGAACGATGAGGAATTCGAAGATTTATTTGATAATGAAGAAGACCGTAAAAAACTTTTTAAATCGACCAAAGAAGTAAATATTGATACGGATTTAGAATTAATGTTGCCTGATTCTTATGTTCAAAGTATTGAGGAAAGATTGTCATTATATCAAAAATTAGCAGAGATTGAAAGCAAAGAGGATTTGCATAAATTAGAACTGGAATTGATCGACCGTTTCGGAGAATTACCTTCCGAAGCGATTAATCTTTTGAAATCGGTAGAACTGAAATGGATTGCAGCCGATATTGGTTTTGATAAAATCGTGGTGAAGAATGGAGTTTTTCTCGGTTATTTCCCGCCTAATCCTCAGGATAAGTTTTATCAAAGTGAAAAATTCAGGAACATTATTTCTTATTTATCGAAGAATCCAAGAGAAGCTACTTTAAAAGAGAAAACCAGTAAAGAAGGAAATCAACTCATGATGCGTAAAGAGAATGTACAGAATGTTGATGAGGTGAATTCTGTTTTGGAAAGGATTTTGGGGAAATAA
- a CDS encoding GH3 auxin-responsive promoter family protein yields the protein MINFIKKNIALIWAKKHVKGTQSFKKNAIKNQEELLRSLVKTAEKTLFGRTHQFENIKNIKDFQAQVQVADYEDLKHYIEKVKKGQRHILWTDTPEYFAKTSGTTSGSKYIPISKEGMPYQIAAAQSAIFHYIAQKNNADFVNGKMIFLQGSPELEEINGIQTGRLSGIVAHHIPSYLQKNRLPSLKTNLIEDWETKVDEIVKETEKENMTLISGIPPWLIMYFEKLIERNGKKITELFPNLQLIITGGVNYEPYREKMNELLGKPVDTLQTFPASEGFFAFQDDFKKEGLLLLTNHGIFYEFIPLEEYGKPEAKRLTLKDIELHKDYALILTTNSGLWAYSIGDVVRFISKDPYRILVSGRTKHFTSAFGEHVIAFEVEEALKATVKKFPAQMTEFHLAPQVNPAEGLPYHEWFIEFEKEPENLEDFRKNLDGEMRKRNTYYNDLISGNILQPLIITNLKKNAFQDYAKSEGKLGGQNKIPRLANDRKIGDFLEALRK from the coding sequence ATGATCAATTTCATTAAGAAAAATATCGCTTTAATCTGGGCAAAAAAACATGTTAAAGGAACCCAATCCTTTAAAAAAAACGCCATTAAAAATCAAGAGGAACTTTTGCGTTCTCTGGTAAAAACTGCCGAAAAAACTTTGTTTGGTCGAACTCATCAATTTGAAAATATAAAAAACATTAAAGACTTTCAAGCGCAAGTTCAAGTTGCGGATTACGAAGATTTGAAACATTATATCGAAAAAGTAAAAAAAGGCCAGCGCCATATTCTTTGGACCGATACTCCGGAATATTTCGCCAAAACTTCAGGAACAACTTCTGGCTCAAAATACATTCCTATTTCAAAAGAAGGAATGCCTTATCAAATCGCCGCAGCGCAAAGTGCTATCTTTCATTATATTGCTCAAAAAAATAATGCTGATTTCGTTAATGGGAAGATGATTTTCTTACAAGGAAGTCCAGAACTGGAAGAAATCAACGGCATTCAAACCGGACGACTTTCAGGAATTGTCGCTCATCACATTCCGTCTTATTTACAGAAAAACCGTTTGCCAAGTTTAAAAACCAACCTCATCGAAGACTGGGAAACCAAAGTTGATGAAATCGTAAAAGAAACCGAAAAGGAGAATATGACGCTGATTTCAGGAATTCCACCTTGGTTGATTATGTATTTTGAAAAATTGATCGAGCGAAACGGTAAAAAAATTACAGAACTTTTCCCCAATCTTCAACTCATTATTACCGGTGGCGTCAATTATGAACCTTACCGCGAAAAGATGAACGAACTTCTCGGAAAACCTGTTGACACTTTACAGACTTTTCCCGCGAGCGAAGGATTTTTCGCCTTTCAAGACGATTTTAAAAAAGAAGGTTTATTGCTTTTAACCAATCACGGAATTTTCTATGAATTTATTCCTTTAGAAGAATATGGAAAACCTGAAGCGAAAAGATTGACTTTAAAAGATATTGAACTTCATAAAGATTACGCTTTAATTCTAACCACCAATTCAGGACTTTGGGCTTATTCCATTGGCGATGTTGTTCGGTTTATTTCTAAAGATCCTTACCGAATTCTGGTTTCCGGAAGAACCAAACATTTCACCTCTGCTTTTGGTGAACACGTTATTGCTTTCGAAGTAGAAGAAGCTTTAAAAGCGACGGTTAAAAAATTTCCGGCGCAGATGACAGAATTTCATTTGGCACCACAAGTTAATCCAGCAGAAGGATTGCCTTATCATGAATGGTTTATTGAGTTTGAAAAAGAACCTGAAAATCTGGAAGACTTTAGAAAAAACCTCGATGGTGAAATGCGAAAAAGAAATACGTATTACAATGATTTAATTTCTGGTAATATCTTACAACCTTTAATTATAACCAATTTAAAGAAAAATGCTTTTCAGGATTACGCTAAATCAGAAGGGAAACTTGGAGGACAAAATAAAATTCCTAGATTAGCCAACGACCGGAAAATCGGGGATTTTCTTGAAGCGCTCCGGAAATAA